From a single Flavobacterium sp. genomic region:
- a CDS encoding helix-turn-helix domain-containing protein — protein MGSQEEIKIENDFILYLFQNDGDEMYRVQKSVNQGYIQFHFGLKGKGKFIFNQGNYALDLKEEKSLLFYNPQKELPLNLELAPHTWIVSAIISIKKFHGLFSSQAEHIPFLSEDNKDKKYYKENDISPSMAIVLSQLFHYNLNSFIKNLYYKGKGYELLSLYFNRSEDPNAEQCPFLIDEENVLKIKKAKEIMISNMAEPPGLEELSEQVGLSLKKLKMGFKQIYGDTVYGFLFEYKMDYARQLLDSGSYNVNEVGLKIGYSTGSHFIAAFKKKFGTTPKKYLMNLNTIV, from the coding sequence ATGGGTTCACAAGAAGAAATAAAAATTGAAAATGATTTTATTTTATATCTCTTTCAAAATGATGGGGATGAAATGTATCGAGTTCAAAAATCTGTAAATCAGGGATATATTCAATTTCATTTTGGTTTAAAAGGAAAAGGAAAATTTATTTTCAATCAAGGAAATTATGCACTCGATTTAAAAGAAGAAAAGTCGCTTTTGTTTTATAATCCGCAAAAAGAATTACCGCTTAATTTAGAATTAGCACCACATACTTGGATTGTTTCGGCCATTATTTCTATAAAAAAGTTTCATGGTTTGTTTTCATCACAAGCAGAACATATTCCGTTTTTGAGTGAAGATAATAAAGATAAGAAATACTACAAAGAAAATGATATCAGTCCGTCAATGGCAATTGTGTTGAGTCAATTGTTTCATTACAACCTTAATTCGTTCATTAAAAACTTATACTATAAAGGAAAAGGGTACGAATTATTGAGTTTGTATTTTAACCGTTCCGAAGACCCAAATGCAGAACAATGCCCGTTTTTAATAGATGAAGAAAATGTATTAAAAATTAAAAAAGCTAAAGAAATTATGATTTCTAACATGGCAGAACCACCAGGATTAGAAGAATTATCGGAGCAAGTTGGATTAAGTTTGAAAAAATTAAAAATGGGTTTCAAGCAAATTTATGGCGATACAGTTTATGGATTTTTATTTGAATACAAAATGGATTATGCCCGCCAATTGCTTGATAGTGGTTCCTATAATGTAAATGAAGTAGGTTTGAAAATCGGATACAGCACAGGAAGTCATTTTATTGCCGCTTTTAAAAAGAAATTTGGTACTACACCAAAAAAATATTTAATGAATTTGAACACGATTGTATAA
- a CDS encoding sensor histidine kinase, with amino-acid sequence MIFLTLIASILIATVSIYQFRKEAREYHQDRLERKETAITEHINYVLQTTTYPLNTQNIPLIFKEKIFELADIHSMEINFFDLKGNLLISSKAIFKLDKDKPKINPSTLKIIQSSLDKRYIEFSKVEDQSFRSSYSYLKDTKFKPMGILNLPYEENTEFYDNEVQNFLIRFGQVYVFMFLISIVLSYFLSSYITKSLKIISDKIQQTQLDQRNEKIVIEDGSKEINLLVRSYNNMVDKLEESAVVLAQSEREQAWREMAKQVAHEIKNPLTPMRLTVQSFQRKFDVTDPNMSKKIDDYTKTILQQIDTMSAVANAFSNFATMPAQQNETLNVVYIVKMALEIFNENYIQFSAIEEEIIAKLDRTQLIRVITNLVKNAIQAIPEEQENKLVFVTVFRQDNYVKIAVKDNGKGISEENQARVFEPKFTTKSSGMGLGLAIIKNIIENYHGTITFETELNNGTEFLVSFPINKL; translated from the coding sequence ATGATATTCTTAACACTTATTGCGTCAATACTTATTGCTACAGTTTCTATTTATCAATTTAGAAAAGAGGCGCGTGAATACCATCAAGATCGTTTAGAGCGCAAGGAAACAGCTATTACAGAACATATAAATTATGTGCTACAAACAACAACCTATCCGCTAAACACACAAAACATTCCGCTAATTTTTAAAGAAAAAATATTTGAATTAGCAGACATTCATAGCATGGAAATTAATTTCTTTGATTTAAAAGGAAATCTATTAATTTCATCAAAAGCTATTTTTAAGCTGGATAAAGACAAACCTAAAATTAATCCTTCTACTTTAAAAATCATACAATCTTCATTAGATAAACGCTATATTGAATTTTCAAAAGTAGAAGACCAATCCTTTCGTTCTTCGTATTCTTATTTAAAGGATACCAAGTTTAAACCAATGGGAATTTTGAATTTGCCCTACGAAGAAAATACTGAATTTTATGACAATGAAGTGCAAAATTTCTTAATACGTTTTGGTCAAGTTTATGTATTTATGTTTTTGATTTCTATTGTGTTATCCTATTTTTTATCAAGTTATATTACAAAATCTTTAAAAATTATTAGCGATAAAATTCAGCAAACTCAATTAGACCAACGCAACGAGAAAATTGTTATAGAAGATGGTAGTAAGGAAATTAACTTACTAGTTCGTTCCTATAATAATATGGTGGATAAATTAGAAGAAAGTGCTGTTGTTTTAGCACAAAGTGAACGAGAACAAGCATGGAGAGAAATGGCAAAACAAGTGGCGCACGAAATTAAAAATCCACTTACGCCAATGCGTTTAACCGTACAAAGTTTTCAACGAAAGTTTGATGTTACTGATCCAAATATGTCAAAAAAGATTGATGATTATACAAAAACAATTCTTCAACAAATTGACACTATGAGTGCAGTAGCAAATGCATTTTCTAATTTTGCAACCATGCCAGCACAACAAAATGAAACGCTAAATGTGGTCTATATTGTTAAAATGGCATTGGAAATTTTTAATGAAAATTATATTCAATTTTCTGCAATAGAAGAAGAAATTATTGCCAAATTAGATCGAACACAATTAATCCGTGTGATAACAAATTTGGTTAAAAATGCCATTCAAGCTATTCCAGAAGAGCAAGAAAATAAATTAGTTTTCGTAACCGTTTTTAGACAAGACAACTATGTTAAAATTGCGGTAAAAGATAACGGAAAAGGAATTTCTGAAGAAAATCAGGCGCGAGTTTTTGAACCAAAATTCACTACCAAATCAAGTGGAATGGGACTTGGTCTAGCAATAATAAAAAATATTATTGAAAATTACCATGGAACAATTACTTTTGAAACGGAATTAAACAACGGAACCGAATTTTTGGTTTCTTTCCCAATAAATAAACTATAA
- a CDS encoding CopD family protein, producing the protein MELYNYIKSLHLIFVITWFAGLFYIVRLFVYHAEAKQKPQPEQDILIKQYQLMQYRLWYIITWPSAVLASVFAFWMLFFTEVGKVWMTQPWMHVKLAFVFLLYLYHLKCHQIFKQLQNNEVKKSSNFFRIWNEGATIILFAVVFLVILKNAINWIYGVIGIFVFSMVIMLGFKFYKKIREKNQNS; encoded by the coding sequence ATGGAGCTTTATAACTACATAAAATCACTGCATTTAATCTTTGTAATTACTTGGTTTGCTGGGTTGTTTTACATTGTTCGTTTGTTTGTTTATCATGCCGAAGCCAAACAAAAGCCGCAACCTGAACAAGATATTTTGATTAAACAATACCAATTAATGCAATACCGATTATGGTATATTATTACTTGGCCAAGTGCTGTTTTGGCAAGTGTTTTTGCTTTTTGGATGTTGTTTTTTACGGAAGTAGGCAAAGTTTGGATGACACAGCCTTGGATGCATGTAAAATTAGCCTTTGTGTTTTTATTGTATTTGTATCATTTAAAATGCCATCAAATTTTTAAGCAATTACAGAATAACGAAGTAAAAAAATCAAGTAATTTTTTCAGGATTTGGAACGAAGGCGCTACAATTATTCTATTTGCAGTTGTTTTTTTAGTAATTTTAAAAAATGCCATCAATTGGATTTATGGTGTCATCGGAATTTTTGTTTTTTCGATGGTTATTATGTTAGGATTCAAGTTTTATAAAAAAATAAGAGAAAAGAACCAAAACAGTTAA
- the hemA gene encoding glutamyl-tRNA reductase: MENNTFAKHPTFYAIGLSYKKADAAMRGKFSLDDKAKLNLLHQAKAEGLESLIVTSTCNRTEIYGFAQHPFQLIKLLCENSQGTVEDFQKVAFVFKNKEAISHMFRVGTGLDSQILGDFEIISQLKNAFVQSKELNLANAFLERLVNAVIQASKKIKTDTEISSGATSVSFASVQYIFKNVEDIASKNILLFGTGKIGRNTCENLVKHSKHEHITLINRTKDKAEKIAKKLNVIVKEYSDLQLEIQKADVLVVATGALNPTVDKAILNLKKPLLILDLSIPKNVNENVKDIKDVTLVHMDELSQMTDETLENRKKHIPAAETIIETIKDEFIAWTKQRKFAPTIHALKAKLNIIKEGELNFQRKKLVNFDEEQAELITARIIQKITNHFANHLKDDETMVDESIEWIEKIFQLETIAK; encoded by the coding sequence ATGGAAAACAATACATTTGCGAAACATCCAACTTTCTATGCTATTGGCTTAAGTTACAAAAAAGCCGATGCCGCAATGAGAGGTAAATTTAGTTTAGACGATAAAGCTAAACTAAATTTATTACATCAGGCAAAAGCTGAAGGTTTGGAGAGTTTGATTGTTACTTCGACTTGTAATAGAACAGAGATTTATGGTTTTGCACAACACCCATTTCAATTAATCAAATTACTTTGCGAAAATAGCCAAGGAACTGTTGAAGATTTTCAAAAAGTAGCATTTGTATTTAAAAATAAAGAAGCCATTTCTCACATGTTTCGTGTTGGAACAGGTTTAGATAGTCAAATCCTTGGTGATTTTGAAATTATAAGTCAATTGAAAAATGCTTTTGTTCAAAGCAAAGAACTTAATTTAGCGAATGCGTTTTTAGAACGACTAGTAAATGCGGTTATTCAAGCCAGTAAAAAAATCAAAACGGATACGGAGATTTCTTCTGGAGCAACTTCGGTTTCTTTTGCTTCGGTACAATACATTTTTAAAAATGTAGAAGATATTGCTTCTAAAAACATTTTACTTTTTGGAACTGGAAAAATAGGAAGAAATACGTGTGAAAACCTAGTAAAACATTCAAAACACGAACATATTACTTTAATTAACCGAACAAAGGATAAAGCTGAAAAAATTGCCAAAAAACTAAACGTAATTGTAAAAGAATATTCAGATTTACAATTAGAAATTCAAAAAGCAGATGTTTTAGTTGTAGCAACTGGCGCTTTAAATCCTACGGTTGATAAAGCAATTTTAAATCTAAAAAAACCTTTGTTGATTTTGGATTTATCCATTCCAAAAAACGTTAATGAAAACGTGAAAGACATTAAAGATGTTACGTTAGTTCACATGGATGAGCTTTCACAAATGACCGATGAAACATTGGAAAATAGAAAAAAACATATTCCCGCTGCTGAAACAATTATTGAAACGATTAAAGATGAATTTATTGCTTGGACAAAACAACGTAAATTCGCACCTACTATACATGCTTTAAAAGCAAAACTGAATATAATTAAAGAAGGAGAATTAAACTTTCAACGAAAAAAACTAGTTAATTTTGACGAAGAACAAGCAGAGTTAATTACCGCTAGAATCATTCAAAAAATTACGAATCATTTTGCGAATCATTTAAAAGATGATGAAACTATGGTAGATGAAAGCATTGAATGGATTGAAAAAATTTTCCAATTAGAAACGATTGCAAAATAA
- the gdhA gene encoding NADP-specific glutamate dehydrogenase, translating into MTQKINDFVAEVAKTNPNEPEFLQAVHEVAEAVIPFIENNNKYNNKMLLERMVEPERVVMFRVAWIDDAGKTRINKGYRIQMNSAIGPYKGGLRFHPSVNLSILKFLAFEQVFKNSLTTLPMGGGKGGSNFDPKGKSDTEIMRFCQAFMQELAKHIGADTDVPAGDIGVGGREVGYMFGQYKKTRNEFTGVLTGKGISFGGSLIRPEATGYGTVYFAQSMLATKNTTFAGKTVIVSGSGNVAQYAIEKATQLGAKVVTASDSSGYIYDADGIDTEKLAYIMEIKNVNYGRISDYVAKYSNAKFVAGKRPWEVKGDIALPCATQNELNGEEAKALVQNGCICVAEGANMPSTPEAIAEFHKAKILFAPGKASNAGGVATSGLEMSQNSLRLSWTTEEVDQRLFKIMSNIHESCVKYGTNEDGYVDYVKGANIAGFVKVADAMLAQGVV; encoded by the coding sequence ATGACCCAAAAAATTAATGACTTTGTAGCAGAAGTTGCAAAAACAAATCCAAACGAGCCTGAATTTTTACAAGCAGTTCATGAAGTTGCTGAAGCAGTAATTCCATTTATTGAGAACAACAACAAATACAACAACAAAATGCTTTTAGAGCGAATGGTAGAGCCTGAAAGAGTAGTTATGTTTAGAGTTGCTTGGATAGATGATGCAGGTAAAACAAGAATTAATAAAGGTTATCGTATTCAAATGAATTCTGCGATTGGACCTTATAAAGGAGGTTTGCGTTTTCATCCATCTGTTAATTTAAGTATTTTGAAATTTTTAGCTTTTGAACAAGTGTTTAAAAACAGCTTAACTACATTACCAATGGGTGGTGGGAAAGGAGGTTCAAACTTTGATCCTAAAGGTAAATCAGATACAGAAATTATGCGTTTTTGTCAAGCGTTTATGCAAGAATTAGCGAAACATATTGGTGCAGATACCGATGTTCCTGCTGGAGATATTGGCGTTGGCGGTAGAGAAGTAGGTTACATGTTTGGTCAGTATAAAAAAACAAGAAATGAGTTTACAGGAGTTTTAACGGGTAAAGGAATTTCTTTTGGAGGTTCATTAATTCGTCCAGAAGCTACGGGTTATGGAACGGTTTATTTTGCTCAAAGTATGTTGGCAACTAAAAACACTACGTTTGCTGGAAAAACAGTAATTGTTTCTGGTTCTGGAAATGTGGCTCAATACGCTATTGAAAAAGCAACTCAATTGGGTGCAAAAGTAGTTACCGCTTCAGATTCATCGGGATATATTTATGATGCTGATGGAATAGATACTGAAAAATTAGCTTACATTATGGAAATTAAAAATGTAAACTATGGTAGAATTTCTGACTATGTAGCAAAATATTCAAATGCTAAATTTGTAGCTGGAAAACGTCCTTGGGAAGTAAAAGGAGATATTGCATTACCTTGTGCAACGCAAAACGAGTTAAACGGAGAAGAAGCTAAAGCATTAGTACAAAACGGTTGTATTTGTGTTGCTGAAGGAGCTAACATGCCTTCAACACCAGAAGCAATTGCAGAATTCCATAAAGCAAAAATCTTATTTGCTCCAGGAAAAGCGTCAAATGCTGGAGGAGTAGCAACATCTGGTTTAGAAATGTCACAAAACTCATTACGTTTAAGTTGGACTACAGAAGAAGTAGATCAAAGATTATTCAAAATTATGAGCAATATTCATGAATCTTGTGTAAAATATGGAACAAATGAAGATGGCTATGTAGATTATGTAAAAGGAGCAAATATTGCAGGTTTTGTTAAAGTAGCAGATGCAATGTTAGCGCAAGGAGTGGTATAA
- a CDS encoding enoyl-CoA hydratase/isomerase family protein, which translates to MENILIEKQDNIAVITINRPTKLNALNKQTIQELHDGFKTLSEDKSVKAIIIIGSGEKAFVAGADISEFANFSVEEGGKLAAEGQALLFDFVQNLDTPVIAAVNGFALGGGLELAMSCHFRVASDNAKMGLPEVTLGVIPGYGGTQRLAQLVGKGRAMEMIMTAGMIDAETAKNYGLVNHVVSQAELLDFTKGIAAKITKNSSVAIAKAIQAINANYIDGVNGYQVEIENFGASFGTEDFKEGTTAFLEKRKAAFPGR; encoded by the coding sequence ATGGAAAACATTTTAATTGAAAAACAAGACAATATTGCGGTTATTACCATTAATAGACCAACAAAATTAAATGCTTTAAATAAACAAACTATACAAGAATTACATGATGGTTTTAAAACATTAAGCGAAGACAAATCGGTTAAAGCCATCATTATTATTGGAAGTGGAGAAAAAGCATTTGTAGCTGGAGCTGATATTTCAGAATTTGCAAATTTTTCTGTTGAAGAAGGTGGAAAGTTGGCTGCAGAAGGACAAGCTTTATTATTTGATTTTGTTCAAAATTTAGACACTCCTGTAATTGCTGCCGTAAATGGTTTTGCTTTAGGAGGTGGATTAGAATTAGCCATGTCGTGTCATTTTAGAGTGGCTTCTGATAATGCAAAAATGGGATTACCAGAAGTAACTTTAGGAGTAATTCCAGGTTATGGAGGAACGCAACGTTTAGCACAATTAGTCGGAAAAGGTCGTGCCATGGAAATGATTATGACAGCAGGAATGATTGATGCCGAAACAGCTAAAAATTACGGGTTAGTAAATCATGTTGTATCACAAGCAGAATTACTAGATTTTACAAAAGGAATTGCTGCTAAAATCACTAAAAATTCTAGTGTTGCTATTGCAAAAGCAATTCAAGCTATAAATGCAAATTATATTGATGGTGTAAATGGATACCAAGTAGAAATTGAAAATTTTGGAGCTAGTTTTGGAACTGAAGATTTTAAAGAAGGAACTACCGCATTTTTAGAAAAAAGAAAAGCAGCGTTTCCAGGCAGATAA
- the hemH gene encoding ferrochelatase has translation MKGVLLVNLGSPESPTAKDVKPYLDEFLMDKYVIDVPFLLRALLVRGIILQTRPKKSAEAYARIWTDEGSPLIVISKKMHQKVKQMVDVPVALAMRYGTITIQKGLQELKDQGVTEVMLLPLYPQHAMASTTTILVLAEELRQKHFPEMTITNVPAFYNKPDFIQALANSIKKHLEGFDYDHLLFSYHGIPKRHIRKTDVTKSHCKIDGSCCNTPSPSHEFCYRHQCYETTKQVVKLLGIPEGKYSQTFQSRLAGDKWLTPYTDVEINKMPEQGIKKLAVVTPAFVADCLETLEEIAMEANEQFLHHGGEEFMAIPCLNDEDEWCGVVANWIKEFKNN, from the coding sequence ATGAAAGGAGTATTATTAGTAAATTTAGGATCACCAGAAAGTCCAACAGCAAAAGATGTTAAGCCTTATTTAGATGAGTTTTTAATGGATAAATACGTAATAGACGTTCCGTTTTTATTACGTGCTTTATTAGTTAGAGGAATTATTTTGCAAACGCGCCCTAAAAAATCAGCGGAAGCTTATGCAAGAATTTGGACTGATGAAGGTTCTCCTTTAATTGTGATTTCTAAAAAAATGCACCAAAAAGTAAAGCAAATGGTTGATGTTCCAGTGGCTTTAGCGATGCGTTATGGAACTATAACTATTCAAAAAGGATTGCAAGAATTAAAAGATCAAGGTGTTACCGAAGTAATGCTTTTGCCTTTATATCCGCAACATGCTATGGCTTCTACCACTACTATTTTAGTTTTAGCTGAAGAATTACGCCAAAAACATTTTCCAGAAATGACCATTACAAATGTTCCTGCGTTTTATAATAAACCTGATTTTATTCAGGCTTTAGCGAATTCTATTAAAAAACATTTAGAAGGATTTGATTACGATCATTTATTGTTTTCATATCACGGAATTCCAAAACGTCATATTCGCAAAACAGATGTAACAAAATCACATTGTAAAATTGACGGTTCTTGTTGTAACACACCTTCGCCATCGCACGAATTTTGTTACCGTCATCAATGTTATGAAACTACCAAACAAGTCGTAAAATTATTAGGAATTCCAGAAGGAAAATACAGCCAAACTTTTCAATCGCGATTAGCAGGAGATAAATGGTTAACACCTTACACGGATGTTGAAATCAATAAAATGCCTGAACAAGGCATTAAAAAATTAGCCGTTGTAACGCCAGCATTTGTTGCCGATTGTTTAGAAACTTTAGAAGAAATTGCAATGGAAGCCAATGAACAATTCTTGCATCATGGTGGCGAGGAATTTATGGCAATCCCTTGTTTAAACGATGAAGATGAATGGTGTGGTGTGGTGGCAAATTGGATTAAAGAATTTAAAAATAACTAA